A window from Verrucomicrobiales bacterium encodes these proteins:
- a CDS encoding sigma-70 family RNA polymerase sigma factor — translation MEAAVPKDRGSYDADTAFKLYLREIGLVKLLTPSEEIDLAARIKKGDKKAREQMIKANLRLVVKIAHDYEGFGLPLLDLVSEGNIGLMKAVERFDPSKGGKLSTYGAWWIKQSIKRALANQSKTIRLPVHLVDKISRMRRVSMKLQEVFGREPTDEELGEELGISPSRVAMMRTAAIRPASLDAPIGDDDSNTYAEVVEDENADSPYEELEDKTVTNMLQEMVKNLEQREATILRYRFGLDGGPERTLEEVGEKFGVTRERIRQIQNLALNKLKRMIEKLEAVQK, via the coding sequence GTGGAAGCGGCGGTCCCCAAGGACCGGGGCAGCTACGATGCCGATACAGCCTTCAAACTCTATCTGCGCGAGATCGGCTTGGTAAAGCTGCTCACCCCCAGTGAGGAAATCGACCTGGCCGCGCGCATCAAGAAGGGCGACAAGAAGGCCCGTGAGCAGATGATTAAGGCCAACCTCCGGCTGGTCGTGAAGATCGCCCATGATTATGAAGGGTTTGGGTTGCCGCTGCTCGATTTGGTCAGCGAGGGTAACATCGGCCTGATGAAGGCCGTGGAACGGTTTGATCCCTCCAAGGGCGGCAAACTTTCCACCTACGGTGCCTGGTGGATCAAGCAATCGATCAAGCGCGCGCTGGCTAATCAGTCGAAGACGATCCGGCTGCCCGTCCATCTGGTGGACAAGATTTCGCGCATGCGTCGCGTCTCCATGAAGTTACAGGAGGTGTTCGGACGCGAACCAACCGACGAGGAATTGGGCGAGGAATTGGGGATCTCTCCATCGCGGGTCGCCATGATGCGAACCGCGGCGATCCGCCCCGCCTCCCTGGACGCCCCCATCGGAGATGATGATTCCAATACTTACGCCGAAGTGGTGGAGGACGAGAACGCCGATTCTCCCTACGAAGAGCTGGAGGACAAGACCGTCACGAACATGCTCCAGGAGATGGTGAAGAACCTGGAACAGCGCGAGGCGACCATTCTCCGCTACCGGTTTGGGCTCGACGGCGGACCGGAACGCACCCTGGAAGAGGTCGGCGAGAAGTTCGGGGTGACCCGGGAACGCATCCGCCAGATCCAAAATCTGGCCCTCAACAAGCTTAAGAGAATGATCGAGAAGCTTGAAGCCGTTCA
- a CDS encoding lactonase family protein, translated as MSIPRFYESAAYLLRAMLLLGCLAAPQVQSQSSWVYFGTYTGKSSRGIYVSRFDSKTGVLGPAELAVETKDPSYLALHPGGKFLYAVNEVAEFKGKPGGGVSSFQIDPKTGLLTSLNSESSRGGAPCHLIVDKAGKHVLVANYTGGSVGVLPIAADGSLKPMVSFVQHTGKGTNPARQEAPHAHAIYLDAANRYALVSDLGLDKVLVYRFDAQTGILSLNDATLAEFNPGAGPRHFAFLPRERAGYSLNEIQSTITTLSYDRRRGQLSALQTVSTLPPDFTGGNGTAEIFVHPTGKFVYASNRGHDSLAVFKVTDSQGRLSPVQHVPIGGRTPRGFGIDPTGRWILVGNQSSDQATIFRIDSRTGKLTAAGAPVPVGSPVSVHFLKMK; from the coding sequence ATGTCGATACCCCGTTTCTACGAGTCTGCCGCTTATCTCTTACGCGCCATGTTGCTTCTTGGATGCCTCGCCGCCCCTCAGGTTCAATCCCAAAGCTCATGGGTTTACTTTGGCACCTACACCGGCAAAAGCAGTCGGGGCATCTATGTGAGTCGTTTTGACTCGAAGACGGGGGTTCTGGGGCCGGCCGAATTGGCTGTGGAAACGAAGGATCCTTCCTACTTGGCCCTGCATCCGGGGGGAAAGTTCCTTTATGCGGTGAACGAGGTTGCGGAATTCAAAGGGAAGCCGGGCGGGGGAGTCAGTTCCTTCCAGATCGATCCCAAGACTGGCCTTCTGACCTCTTTAAACTCGGAGTCTTCTCGGGGAGGAGCGCCTTGCCATTTAATCGTGGACAAGGCCGGGAAACACGTGCTGGTGGCCAACTACACCGGGGGGAGCGTCGGTGTTTTGCCGATCGCCGCCGATGGCAGCCTGAAACCGATGGTTTCCTTCGTTCAACATACGGGAAAAGGCACCAACCCCGCACGCCAGGAGGCACCCCATGCTCACGCCATCTACCTCGATGCGGCCAATCGTTACGCCTTGGTGTCGGACCTCGGCCTGGATAAAGTTCTGGTATATCGGTTTGATGCGCAGACCGGGATCTTATCCTTGAACGATGCCACCTTGGCTGAGTTTAACCCGGGTGCGGGACCCCGCCATTTCGCATTTCTGCCGCGGGAGCGCGCGGGTTATTCGCTGAACGAGATTCAATCGACCATTACCACGTTGAGCTATGACCGTCGGCGGGGCCAATTAAGCGCCCTCCAGACGGTTTCAACACTCCCGCCCGACTTTACCGGCGGGAACGGCACCGCGGAGATTTTTGTGCACCCTACGGGTAAGTTCGTTTACGCCTCGAACCGCGGACATGACAGCCTGGCGGTGTTTAAAGTGACCGACTCCCAAGGTCGACTTTCACCCGTCCAGCATGTGCCGATCGGAGGTCGCACTCCCCGAGGCTTCGGCATTGACCCAACCGGGCGATGGATTCTGGTCGGCAATCAAAGTTCCGATCAGGCCACCATCTTCCGCATCGATTCACGGACCGGCAAGCTCACCGCTGCGGGAGCACCCGTTCCCGTTGGCTCCCCGGTCTCGGTGCACTTCCTGAAGATGAAGTAA
- a CDS encoding VCBS repeat-containing protein: MRYRTALTALVTDRSVEGRIQLPGPTLAAPSASRTSRTGWLAALLGILQLVQGPGSQAADVAASVWHQESGWRWTHLNSPGSEPPGFSRCTSDRSGIRFTNQLSSIMAANNQILENGAGLALGDVDGDGWVDLYFCGSENSNALYRNRGDGTFEEIAAMAGVACPGEFSTGALFADVDGDHDLDLLVNGLGTGTRLFLNSGAARFVESSRSGLNRTSAATSMSMADIDGDGDLDLYVTCYRATTARDEPESPQITARVVQGRVEVTPADRFFGVLRANGKVEVIEKGEPDMLYLNQGNGIFRAVAWTGGSFLDEQGKPLSQVPEDWGLSVLLRDLTGDGHSDIYVCNDFFRSRDRFWVGDGKGRFRAIDPRAWRAMPLSSMSVDVGDLNHDGNDDFLAVEMLSRRHSERQRQRANALKVEHALPLSDPAYVPEVLANTLHLGRGDGTFAETAWLAGLAASDWSWNVALLDVDLDGWEDVLIAAGNNHDVLDMDAQNELDRSAAHSNRPALDFYPSLPQRNLIFRNEGKLQFRELGEEWGWSEPGISQALGLADLDNDGDLDVVIGRLNQECLIYLNQARAPRIAVELRGRSPNTEGIGARLRLVGAGLTQQQHIIAGGRYLSADQKRRSFALPASPASYRLEVEWPSRAVQTISNIVPNRLYQIEEPVAAPLPKTTPSVQQPWFAEVTLPGSIRHLDPDWDELAVQPLLPQLLSRRGPGLTWMDVDADSDEDLVMTSGRGGRTLVLTNQSSVNGVRFTAGFAGAVATNDQLMVLKAGNQVAVSSQSEPGAPALVQEGVPAEDSSWSRSGVASFISGEAGPMSVGDYDQDGDLDLWVGGLTRLGRFPESGPSALVLQTPTGWKVDDRVDPASWGLNRVSALVSTDLDGDGDLDVVAASEWGGLSVLRNDQGRFGTWSLKVDLSKLSPPVREVETLNQLTGFWHGLAAGDFDGDGRMDLVASNQGWNHPSSSLLPWYLHYGDFSGGGAIDLVEAFADTNAEARRVPWRAFDALAASLPWIKERFSTYRQFASADIRELLGDSLASAKTLVVRTSSSVLLLNRGDSFEARSLPLEAQTSVATGLTVADFDGDGSEDLFVAQNWFACPPETPRSASGRGLLLRGDGRGGFEALSGTASGLRIYGEQRGSATADFDQDGRPDLAVSQNRGSVVLLRNQTARPGLSVKLQGPPGNPECYGASLRLKFGTRWGPRREIHGGSGYLSCDGSLTILARPEQPTGLQVRWPDGTLTEHAVDSTSRPVVLQPTPPR; encoded by the coding sequence ATGCGATACCGAACCGCTCTGACTGCGCTCGTGACCGACCGCTCCGTCGAAGGCCGGATTCAGCTGCCCGGCCCTACCCTCGCCGCGCCGTCCGCAAGCAGGACGAGCCGAACGGGGTGGTTGGCGGCGCTCCTGGGGATCCTTCAGCTGGTGCAAGGCCCCGGCAGTCAGGCCGCCGATGTAGCCGCCAGTGTCTGGCATCAGGAATCCGGATGGCGGTGGACCCACCTGAACTCGCCCGGCTCCGAGCCGCCCGGGTTTTCCCGGTGCACCTCCGATCGCTCGGGCATCCGCTTCACCAACCAGCTTTCCTCGATTATGGCCGCCAATAACCAGATTCTGGAGAACGGTGCCGGACTGGCCTTGGGCGATGTGGACGGGGACGGGTGGGTGGATTTGTATTTCTGCGGGTCCGAGAACTCGAACGCGCTGTACCGCAACCGAGGCGATGGGACCTTCGAAGAGATCGCCGCGATGGCCGGCGTCGCCTGCCCGGGAGAGTTCTCCACCGGCGCGCTCTTTGCGGATGTCGACGGAGACCACGACCTCGATCTCTTGGTGAACGGCCTCGGCACCGGGACCCGGCTTTTTCTCAACAGCGGCGCCGCTCGGTTCGTTGAATCATCCCGCAGCGGACTCAATCGGACCAGCGCCGCGACCTCGATGTCCATGGCTGACATCGATGGAGACGGCGACCTGGATTTGTACGTCACGTGCTATCGCGCCACCACGGCCCGGGATGAACCGGAAAGCCCACAAATCACGGCCCGGGTGGTGCAAGGTCGCGTGGAGGTCACACCGGCCGATCGATTCTTCGGGGTGCTGCGCGCGAACGGCAAGGTCGAAGTCATCGAAAAAGGTGAGCCGGATATGCTCTACCTGAATCAGGGCAACGGGATCTTTAGAGCGGTGGCATGGACGGGCGGCTCCTTCCTCGACGAGCAGGGAAAGCCTTTATCCCAGGTCCCGGAAGATTGGGGATTGTCGGTCCTGCTGCGCGACCTCACGGGTGACGGCCATAGTGACATCTATGTGTGCAATGATTTCTTCCGTTCACGCGACCGATTCTGGGTGGGCGACGGCAAAGGTCGCTTTCGAGCCATCGATCCTCGGGCTTGGCGAGCGATGCCGCTGTCGTCCATGTCGGTGGACGTCGGGGATCTCAACCACGATGGCAACGATGATTTTCTGGCGGTCGAGATGCTCAGCCGCCGCCATTCAGAGCGCCAGCGACAACGAGCGAACGCGCTCAAGGTCGAACACGCTTTGCCGCTGTCCGATCCCGCCTACGTGCCCGAGGTCCTGGCCAACACGCTGCATCTAGGCCGGGGTGATGGCACCTTTGCGGAAACCGCCTGGCTCGCCGGATTGGCGGCCTCTGATTGGAGTTGGAACGTGGCCTTGCTGGATGTGGACCTGGATGGATGGGAGGATGTGCTCATCGCCGCTGGCAACAACCACGACGTGCTGGACATGGATGCCCAGAACGAACTCGACCGTTCCGCGGCCCATTCAAACCGTCCAGCCCTGGATTTCTACCCTAGCCTGCCCCAGCGTAATCTCATCTTTCGCAACGAAGGCAAGCTCCAGTTCCGAGAACTTGGAGAAGAATGGGGATGGAGCGAGCCAGGGATTTCGCAGGCCCTAGGGCTCGCGGATCTGGACAACGACGGAGACCTGGATGTGGTGATCGGGCGACTGAATCAGGAGTGCCTGATCTACCTGAACCAAGCGAGGGCTCCACGCATTGCGGTGGAACTGCGGGGGCGATCCCCCAACACCGAGGGGATAGGAGCGCGGTTGCGACTCGTAGGCGCCGGTCTTACCCAACAGCAGCACATCATCGCTGGCGGACGCTACCTAAGCGCTGACCAAAAGCGTCGAAGCTTCGCCCTTCCCGCGTCCCCCGCCAGCTATCGGTTGGAGGTAGAGTGGCCCTCCCGTGCCGTACAAACCATTTCGAACATCGTCCCAAATCGGCTCTATCAAATTGAGGAGCCCGTCGCAGCCCCTCTGCCCAAAACCACGCCGTCGGTCCAGCAGCCTTGGTTTGCGGAAGTCACCCTACCCGGTTCGATCCGCCATCTCGATCCCGACTGGGACGAACTGGCCGTCCAACCTCTCCTGCCTCAACTCCTTTCTCGGCGAGGCCCCGGCCTGACGTGGATGGACGTGGATGCAGACAGCGATGAGGACCTGGTGATGACGAGTGGACGTGGCGGAAGGACCCTGGTGCTCACGAACCAATCTTCGGTCAACGGCGTGCGATTCACAGCCGGGTTTGCTGGGGCGGTGGCAACGAACGATCAACTCATGGTCCTCAAGGCGGGAAACCAGGTAGCGGTCTCAAGTCAAAGCGAGCCGGGAGCTCCGGCCTTGGTGCAGGAGGGGGTGCCAGCCGAGGATTCGAGCTGGAGCAGAAGCGGCGTGGCCTCCTTCATCTCCGGCGAGGCGGGACCGATGTCGGTCGGCGACTATGATCAGGATGGTGATCTGGACCTGTGGGTGGGAGGCCTCACACGACTGGGACGCTTCCCCGAATCTGGCCCCTCAGCCCTGGTCCTTCAGACCCCAACCGGCTGGAAGGTGGATGACCGCGTCGATCCAGCTAGCTGGGGGTTGAATCGAGTCAGCGCGCTGGTCAGTACCGACCTGGACGGCGACGGGGACCTGGATGTGGTGGCGGCTTCCGAGTGGGGCGGCCTCTCGGTCTTGCGAAACGATCAGGGGCGATTTGGCACCTGGAGTCTAAAGGTGGATCTCTCCAAACTGTCTCCGCCGGTCCGCGAGGTAGAGACCCTCAATCAGCTGACCGGATTCTGGCACGGATTGGCCGCCGGCGATTTTGACGGCGATGGCCGCATGGATTTAGTCGCCTCCAACCAGGGATGGAACCATCCCTCCAGCAGCCTGCTCCCGTGGTATCTCCATTATGGCGATTTCTCGGGCGGCGGTGCCATCGATCTGGTCGAAGCGTTTGCAGACACGAACGCGGAAGCGCGTCGGGTTCCGTGGCGAGCGTTCGATGCGCTAGCAGCGTCGCTTCCCTGGATCAAAGAGCGATTCTCCACCTATCGCCAATTCGCCTCGGCCGACATACGGGAGTTGCTCGGGGATTCGCTGGCCAGTGCCAAGACCCTGGTGGTTCGCACCTCCAGCAGCGTCCTCTTGCTGAACCGCGGCGACTCTTTCGAAGCCCGCTCGCTCCCCCTCGAAGCGCAGACCAGCGTGGCGACCGGCTTGACGGTGGCGGACTTCGATGGCGATGGCTCCGAGGACCTGTTCGTCGCCCAAAACTGGTTCGCCTGCCCTCCCGAAACACCTCGATCGGCATCGGGTCGAGGGTTGCTGCTTCGAGGCGACGGCCGAGGTGGGTTTGAGGCTCTCTCCGGGACGGCCAGCGGATTGCGGATCTACGGCGAGCAGCGCGGCAGCGCCACCGCTGACTTCGACCAGGACGGTCGCCCGGATTTAGCGGTGTCGCAGAATCGGGGTTCGGTCGTGCTTCTGCGCAATCAAACCGCTCGGCCGGGCCTCTCTGTTAAGCTGCAGGGCCCACCCGGAAACCCTGAATGCTACGGAGCATCGTTGCGACTGAAGTTCGGCACTCGGTGGGGCCCCAGGCGCGAAATTCATGGCGGTAGTGGATATCTCTCCTGCGATGGAAGCCTCACCATTCTGGCGAGACCGGAACAACCTACCGGACTCCAGGTTCGATGGCCGGATGGAACCCTCACCGAGCATGCAGTCGATTCGACCTCGAGGCCTGTGGTCCTTCAACCCACGCCTCCGCGGTAA
- a CDS encoding ABC transporter permease subunit: protein MTWLPILSRELLSEARHPMSTWLRWGCVLLMGGILGAAIADEGGMVMGKGSALFGVLQPTLFTVICIVVPVLTCDAISRERRDGTLGLLLMTPLRARDVAIAKTLSSMLRALTMVLATLPVLVIPVLAGGLSGLDLLRGLLMDGMALVAAMAAGLFASSRCREFHRAAALSILVAFATMLMLGGLQPLYLVIMWSVGLTPGNLGSPFEPEVFFMIFTAGSWLLCSGCSDIWQQARTSTTPPVLWLCVVQLLSALCFLQWVVGAMDRSLPRCLAELGPTARQERWWRRLFTPVIFRTALRISARGRMERNPSGWLQRRGWEAQLASRGGAVGLLALELFLALFVLHSDWISSRDFLECQPFLAVLFVMVVSFSSVNSFRRELETGALELLVVTPLTVREIVRGRVCGLWGQYVPGVFVWLASVAMICIVDFPADHLGSELVEFLILVVPVFVGAFLALPIIGLSQSLQLSNFMLRWLFTLGLGLILPLVMPMAVVWSAELLSRGSGTFFGLWSDETLLFCITVTALILQGLFAWISARSLVRRLATRSFAMGA, encoded by the coding sequence ATGACTTGGCTACCCATCCTTTCCCGGGAGTTGTTGAGCGAGGCGCGGCATCCCATGTCCACCTGGTTGCGTTGGGGGTGCGTCCTTTTGATGGGGGGGATCCTGGGAGCAGCAATCGCGGACGAGGGTGGCATGGTGATGGGTAAGGGGAGCGCATTGTTTGGGGTGCTCCAACCAACCCTCTTCACCGTGATCTGTATCGTTGTGCCCGTCCTGACGTGCGATGCCATCAGCCGGGAACGGAGGGATGGAACCCTGGGGCTGCTGTTGATGACCCCCCTGCGTGCGCGAGATGTGGCGATCGCTAAGACGCTCTCCAGCATGCTGCGGGCGCTTACTATGGTTCTAGCGACTCTCCCCGTGCTGGTGATTCCCGTGCTCGCAGGCGGTCTGAGTGGATTGGATTTGCTTCGTGGGCTGTTAATGGACGGCATGGCTTTGGTGGCGGCCATGGCTGCCGGTTTGTTCGCCTCGAGCCGATGTCGAGAATTCCATCGCGCGGCAGCACTGTCGATTCTGGTAGCCTTCGCAACGATGCTGATGCTGGGCGGCCTGCAGCCGCTCTATTTGGTCATTATGTGGAGCGTGGGACTCACGCCAGGAAACCTCGGCAGCCCGTTCGAACCTGAGGTTTTTTTCATGATATTCACGGCGGGGAGTTGGTTGCTCTGCTCGGGTTGTTCGGACATCTGGCAGCAGGCGAGAACGTCCACCACACCACCGGTGCTCTGGCTCTGCGTGGTTCAGCTTTTGTCAGCTCTCTGCTTCTTGCAGTGGGTGGTGGGGGCGATGGACCGCAGCCTGCCGAGATGCTTGGCAGAGCTGGGTCCAACCGCGCGACAGGAGCGATGGTGGCGTCGGCTCTTCACTCCGGTGATCTTCCGCACCGCTTTGCGAATTTCCGCTCGAGGCAGAATGGAGCGAAATCCATCAGGGTGGCTGCAACGACGCGGCTGGGAGGCTCAGCTGGCCTCCCGGGGTGGGGCGGTCGGGCTCCTCGCGTTGGAGTTGTTCCTGGCGCTGTTTGTTCTGCATTCCGACTGGATCAGCTCCCGAGACTTTCTGGAATGCCAACCCTTCCTCGCCGTACTGTTTGTAATGGTCGTCTCCTTTAGTTCGGTCAATAGTTTTCGGCGTGAGTTGGAAACAGGAGCGTTGGAACTTCTCGTCGTGACGCCCCTGACCGTCAGGGAGATTGTTCGAGGCCGGGTGTGCGGTTTATGGGGTCAGTATGTGCCAGGGGTTTTCGTATGGCTGGCCTCGGTAGCGATGATCTGCATCGTTGATTTTCCGGCGGATCACTTGGGCTCTGAACTGGTCGAGTTCCTGATCTTGGTGGTCCCGGTGTTTGTGGGTGCCTTTCTCGCGCTGCCCATCATTGGGTTGTCACAGTCGCTGCAACTTTCCAATTTCATGCTGCGGTGGTTGTTCACCCTGGGGCTGGGACTGATCTTGCCGTTGGTCATGCCGATGGCCGTGGTTTGGTCGGCCGAGCTGCTCAGTCGCGGTTCGGGAACTTTTTTCGGCCTCTGGAGCGATGAGACGCTGCTCTTCTGCATCACCGTGACCGCTCTGATCCTCCAGGGTTTGTTTGCGTGGATCTCCGCCCGCAGCCTAGTCCGACGCCTCGCCACCCGCTCGTTTGCGATGGGGGCGTAG